Proteins encoded in a region of the Gulosibacter sediminis genome:
- the pyrR gene encoding bifunctional pyr operon transcriptional regulator/uracil phosphoribosyltransferase PyrR, producing the protein MTEREVLQSDDVERVLKRISHEILEANAGGEEVILLGIPTRGVPLARRLGELIARIEHREGSLDEFVGELDITPYRDDLRRRPLTESHPTRIPLSGIDGKIVVLVDDVLFSGRTVRAALDALNDLGRPRVVQLAVLVDRGHRELPIRADFVGRNLPSSRSERISVELREIDGADRVVITDGGRA; encoded by the coding sequence GTGACGGAACGCGAAGTGCTCCAGTCCGACGACGTCGAACGTGTCCTGAAACGAATTTCACACGAGATCCTTGAAGCCAACGCTGGCGGCGAGGAAGTCATTCTCCTTGGCATTCCGACTCGCGGCGTCCCGCTCGCCCGCCGTCTCGGCGAGCTGATCGCGCGCATTGAGCACCGCGAGGGCTCGCTCGACGAGTTCGTCGGCGAACTTGACATCACGCCGTACCGCGACGACCTTCGCCGCCGCCCGCTCACCGAGTCGCACCCGACGCGCATCCCGCTCAGCGGCATCGACGGCAAGATCGTCGTGCTCGTCGATGACGTGCTGTTCTCTGGCCGCACCGTGCGCGCCGCGCTCGACGCTCTCAACGACCTCGGTCGCCCGCGGGTGGTGCAGCTCGCCGTGCTCGTCGACCGTGGCCACCGCGAGTTGCCGATTCGCGCCGACTTTGTCGGCCGCAACCTGCCGTCGTCGCGCAGCGAGCGTATCTCGGTCGAGCTGCGCGAAATCGACGGCGCCGACCGCGTCGTCATCACCGATGGGGGTCGCGCGTGA
- the efp gene encoding elongation factor P — translation MATTADIKNGIVLIIDGQLWQVIEFQHVKPGKGGAFVRTKLKNIVQGKTVDRTFNAGSKIETAVVDRRDFQYLYQDGDGFVFMDQADYDQLTVSSTIVGDGAKFLLEQQEVQIAMYQGEPLYIEMPASVVLEITYTEPGLQGDRSNAGTKPATVETGAEIQVPLFVNQGTRVKVDTRTGDYLGRVND, via the coding sequence ATGGCAACCACCGCTGATATCAAGAACGGCATCGTGCTGATCATCGACGGTCAGCTCTGGCAGGTAATCGAGTTCCAGCACGTCAAGCCCGGCAAGGGTGGCGCCTTCGTGCGCACGAAGCTGAAGAACATCGTCCAGGGCAAGACGGTCGACCGCACGTTCAACGCCGGCTCGAAGATCGAGACCGCGGTCGTCGACCGTCGCGACTTCCAGTACCTCTACCAGGACGGCGACGGCTTCGTCTTCATGGACCAGGCCGACTACGACCAGCTCACCGTCTCGTCGACGATCGTCGGCGACGGCGCGAAGTTCCTGCTCGAGCAGCAGGAAGTGCAGATCGCTATGTACCAGGGCGAGCCGCTCTACATCGAGATGCCGGCCTCGGTCGTGCTCGAGATCACCTACACCGAGCCCGGCCTGCAGGGCGACCGCTCGAACGCCGGCACGAAGCCCGCGACCGTCGAGACCGGCGCCGAGATCCAGGTGCCGCTGTTCGTGAACCAGGGCACTCGCGTCAAGGTTGACACCCGCACGGGTGACTACCTGGGCCGCGTGAACGACTAG
- the aroC gene encoding chorismate synthase, protein MLRWLTAGESHGPELLAVLEGLPAGVPISKAEVQADLARRKLGYGRGGRMKFEADELTLSSGVRHGVTIGSPLGIRIQNTEWPKWTEVMSPEPVGPEVFETGRGTRLTRPRPGHADLVGMQKYGFEESRPALERASARETAARVALGAVAKKFLAELGIGTVSHTVSIGEVALPDDAPRPLPDDVERLDADPVRCIDEATSAAMVARIDEIRHTGDTIGGLTEVLVYGLPPGLGSYVHWDRRLDSRLAGALMSIQAIKSVEVGDGIETTRRPGTAAHDPLYAVAGEIHRASDRAGGIEGGMTTGGVLRVRVGMKPIATVPRALHTVDVATGQNATAHHQRSDVTAVPASGVVAEAMTALVLANAVVEKFGGDSLEEVRRNLGSYLAAIPEHLHTNPELVDPDSVDKEVDETPMGDSRSEWRV, encoded by the coding sequence ATGCTTCGTTGGCTGACCGCGGGGGAGTCACACGGCCCCGAACTGCTCGCTGTTCTTGAGGGACTGCCCGCTGGCGTCCCCATTTCCAAGGCGGAGGTGCAGGCCGACCTCGCGCGCCGCAAACTCGGCTATGGCCGCGGCGGCCGCATGAAGTTTGAAGCCGACGAGCTCACCCTCTCGTCGGGCGTTCGCCATGGTGTGACGATCGGCTCGCCCCTCGGCATTCGCATTCAGAACACCGAGTGGCCGAAGTGGACCGAGGTCATGAGCCCCGAGCCGGTTGGGCCCGAGGTGTTCGAAACGGGCCGCGGCACGCGCCTCACGCGCCCGCGCCCGGGCCACGCCGACCTCGTCGGCATGCAGAAGTACGGCTTCGAGGAGTCGCGGCCCGCGCTTGAGCGCGCGAGCGCCCGCGAGACCGCGGCCCGCGTGGCGCTCGGCGCCGTCGCGAAGAAGTTCCTCGCAGAACTCGGCATCGGCACCGTCAGCCACACCGTCTCGATCGGCGAGGTTGCCCTGCCCGACGACGCCCCCCGACCGCTGCCCGACGACGTCGAGCGGCTCGATGCCGACCCGGTGCGCTGCATCGACGAGGCGACGAGCGCTGCGATGGTGGCGCGCATCGACGAGATTCGGCACACCGGCGACACCATCGGCGGCCTCACTGAGGTGCTCGTCTACGGCCTGCCGCCGGGGCTCGGGTCGTACGTGCACTGGGACCGCCGGCTCGACAGCCGCCTCGCCGGAGCGCTCATGAGCATCCAGGCGATCAAGTCGGTCGAGGTGGGCGACGGCATCGAGACGACTCGCCGGCCCGGCACCGCGGCCCACGACCCGCTCTACGCGGTCGCGGGTGAGATCCACCGCGCCTCCGACCGTGCCGGCGGCATCGAGGGCGGCATGACTACGGGCGGCGTGCTGCGCGTGCGCGTCGGCATGAAGCCGATCGCGACCGTGCCCCGCGCCCTGCACACGGTCGACGTCGCGACCGGCCAGAACGCGACCGCGCATCACCAGCGTTCCGACGTCACCGCGGTGCCGGCCTCGGGCGTCGTGGCGGAGGCGATGACGGCGCTCGTGCTCGCGAATGCCGTCGTCGAGAAGTTCGGCGGCGACTCGCTCGAGGAGGTACGCCGCAACCTCGGCAGCTACCTCGCCGCGATTCCCGAGCACCTGCACACGAACCCGGAGCTCGTCGACCCCGATTCGGTCGACAAGGAGGTCGACGAGACGCCGATGGGCGACTCGCGCAGCGAGTGGCGCGTATGA
- a CDS encoding shikimate dehydrogenase family protein, with protein MTNERYPEVPEGFSEGEPPRGIGSQRLAVLGDPVGHSRSPQLQLAAYRALGRRWEYSRWRIPAGGLAAALGARGQGWRGFSVTAPLKAEALAFASEVSPDARRSGAVNTLVFDSLEPGAPARGENTDIPGIVRAFGERGLERIEGVAQVLGAGETAASVAIAAQRLGASRVEIFARRPERAEALAERLGDGVAGLSLADWRPGDDVAFVGDTVPGGYVPTTDPGRVPAGAALLSAAYHPWPTPLAELWLGAEAPVVTGLDMLLHQAVLQVRLFGGSAIDESLPNEADVVEAMRAALS; from the coding sequence ATGACGAACGAACGCTACCCCGAGGTTCCCGAGGGCTTTAGCGAGGGCGAGCCGCCTCGCGGCATCGGCTCGCAGCGGCTCGCGGTGCTCGGCGACCCCGTCGGCCACTCGCGCTCGCCGCAGCTGCAGCTCGCCGCCTACCGCGCGCTTGGTCGGCGCTGGGAGTACTCGCGCTGGCGCATCCCGGCCGGCGGGCTCGCCGCCGCGCTCGGCGCGCGCGGCCAGGGCTGGCGCGGCTTCTCGGTGACGGCGCCGCTCAAGGCCGAGGCGCTCGCGTTCGCGAGCGAGGTGAGCCCGGATGCGCGACGCAGCGGCGCGGTGAACACGCTCGTCTTTGACTCGCTCGAGCCGGGCGCCCCCGCGCGGGGCGAGAACACCGATATTCCGGGCATCGTCCGTGCCTTTGGCGAGCGGGGCCTCGAGCGGATCGAGGGCGTCGCGCAGGTGCTCGGGGCGGGGGAGACCGCGGCGAGCGTCGCGATTGCCGCCCAGCGACTCGGGGCCTCGCGGGTTGAGATCTTCGCTCGGCGCCCGGAGCGGGCCGAGGCCCTCGCGGAGCGCCTCGGCGATGGCGTAGCAGGCCTGTCGCTCGCCGACTGGCGGCCCGGCGACGACGTCGCATTTGTCGGCGACACCGTGCCGGGTGGCTATGTGCCAACGACCGACCCCGGCCGCGTGCCGGCGGGTGCCGCGCTGCTCTCGGCGGCCTACCATCCCTGGCCGACGCCGCTCGCCGAGCTGTGGCTGGGCGCCGAGGCACCCGTGGTCACCGGCCTCGATATGCTGCTCCACCAGGCGGTGCTGCAGGTGCGGCTGTTCGGCGGCAGCGCGATCGACGAGTCGCTGCCGAACGAGGCCGATGTCGTCGAGGCAATGCGCGCCGCGCTGTCGTGA
- the nusB gene encoding transcription antitermination factor NusB has translation MSARTKARKRAMDMLFVADVMERELRDVLAEEQAKALHQPEREASWRYAREIIAGYLEHEHDIDTRIEATANGWTLERMPSVDAAILRIGVWEIVYNAEVPAEVAINEAITAAGEYSTDDSSRFISGVLGTIADGNATA, from the coding sequence GTGAGCGCCCGCACCAAGGCCCGCAAGCGGGCCATGGACATGCTGTTCGTCGCCGATGTGATGGAGCGCGAGCTGCGCGACGTCCTCGCCGAGGAGCAGGCGAAGGCGCTGCACCAGCCCGAGCGCGAGGCGTCGTGGCGCTATGCGCGCGAGATCATCGCGGGCTATCTCGAGCACGAGCACGACATCGACACGCGCATCGAGGCGACGGCCAATGGCTGGACCCTCGAGCGCATGCCGAGTGTTGACGCGGCGATTCTGCGCATCGGTGTGTGGGAGATCGTCTACAACGCCGAGGTGCCGGCCGAGGTGGCCATTAACGAGGCGATCACCGCGGCAGGGGAATACTCGACCGACGATTCCTCGCGGTTCATTAGTGGCGTGCTCGGCACCATCGCCGACGGCAACGCGACCGCGTAG
- the aroB gene encoding 3-dehydroquinate synthase: MTNDITTLEVEGPHGPVLVGRGLIANLDQHLPKVLGDSAEQVFIIHQPSLGAIAERLRMQLTPHFRRVLMAEIPDAEDAKRAQVAEWLWQLLGQSDFTRTDAIIGLGGGATTDLAGWVAASWLRGVRVVQVPTTVLGMVDASIGGKTGINTNEGKNMVGAFHPPAGVVADLDVLEQLPRNELVTGFTEAVKVGFIHAPEILDLIEADPERATDPTSDEFRRILELSIQYKLEVTAADLRESGGREMLNYGHTLGHAIEHTERYQWRHGAAVAIGMHYAAELARLSGRLSDAAADRHLRILKLLGLPTGYPADRWATLLSVMHRDKKARGKLLRFVVLDDIGHPTIMTAPDESLLFAAYQEIAS, encoded by the coding sequence GTGACCAACGACATCACCACGCTTGAGGTCGAAGGCCCGCACGGGCCGGTGCTCGTCGGGCGAGGACTGATCGCGAATCTTGACCAGCACCTGCCGAAGGTGCTCGGCGACAGCGCCGAACAGGTGTTCATCATTCACCAGCCGTCGCTCGGCGCGATCGCCGAACGCCTGCGGATGCAGCTCACCCCGCACTTCCGACGCGTGCTCATGGCCGAGATTCCGGATGCGGAGGACGCGAAGCGTGCGCAGGTCGCCGAATGGCTGTGGCAGCTGCTCGGCCAGAGCGACTTCACCCGCACCGACGCGATCATCGGCCTCGGCGGCGGCGCGACGACCGACCTCGCCGGCTGGGTCGCTGCGTCATGGCTGCGCGGCGTGCGTGTCGTGCAGGTCCCGACCACGGTGCTCGGCATGGTTGACGCCTCGATCGGCGGCAAGACCGGCATCAACACGAATGAGGGCAAGAACATGGTGGGCGCGTTCCACCCGCCGGCCGGTGTCGTCGCCGACCTCGACGTGCTCGAGCAACTGCCCCGCAACGAGCTCGTCACGGGCTTCACCGAGGCGGTCAAGGTGGGCTTCATCCACGCCCCCGAGATCCTCGACCTCATCGAGGCCGACCCCGAACGCGCGACCGACCCGACGAGCGACGAGTTCCGGCGCATCCTCGAACTGTCGATCCAGTACAAGCTCGAGGTAACCGCTGCCGATCTCCGCGAGAGCGGCGGCCGCGAGATGCTCAACTACGGCCACACCCTCGGCCACGCCATCGAGCACACCGAGCGCTACCAGTGGCGCCACGGCGCCGCCGTCGCGATCGGTATGCACTACGCGGCCGAGCTCGCCCGGCTGTCGGGTCGACTCAGCGACGCGGCCGCCGACCGGCACCTGCGCATCCTCAAATTGCTGGGGCTGCCGACCGGTTATCCGGCCGACCGCTGGGCGACGCTGCTCTCGGTCATGCACCGCGACAAGAAGGCGCGAGGCAAGCTGCTGCGCTTCGTCGTGCTCGATGACATCGGCCACCCCACGATCATGACCGCGCCCGACGAGAGCCTGCTCTTTGCGGCCTACCAGGAGATCGCCTCCTAA
- a CDS encoding aspartate carbamoyltransferase catalytic subunit, whose amino-acid sequence MKHLISTRDLSRDDALLLLDTAADMAATQRREVKKLPALRGITVVNLFYEDSTRTRISFEAAEKRLSADVINFAAKGSSVSKGESLKDTAQTLHAIGADAVVIRHPSSGAPQLLADRDWIDAPVLNAGDGMHEHPTQALLDAYTLRERLHGDAARGHDLDGVHVVIVGDILHSRVARSNVWLLTTLGAKVTLVAPPTLLPSDTSHWPAEVSYDLDAVLATRPDAVMLLRIQGERMRDAYFPHTREYARMWGLSAARFERLGSDTLIMHPGPMNRGLEISSAAADSPQSTVLAQVANGVSVRMAALYLLCSGVREAGDK is encoded by the coding sequence GTGAAGCACCTCATTTCGACCCGCGACCTGAGCCGCGACGATGCGCTGCTGCTGCTCGACACGGCCGCCGACATGGCCGCGACCCAGCGCCGCGAGGTGAAGAAGCTGCCGGCCCTGCGCGGCATCACCGTGGTCAATCTGTTCTATGAAGACTCGACGCGCACCCGCATCTCGTTCGAGGCGGCCGAGAAGCGACTCAGCGCCGACGTCATCAACTTCGCCGCGAAGGGCTCGAGCGTCTCGAAGGGTGAGTCGCTCAAGGACACCGCGCAGACGCTGCACGCGATCGGCGCCGACGCCGTCGTGATCCGCCACCCCTCCTCGGGCGCGCCGCAGTTGCTTGCCGACCGCGACTGGATCGACGCGCCCGTGCTCAACGCCGGCGACGGCATGCACGAGCACCCCACCCAGGCGCTGCTCGACGCCTACACGCTGCGCGAGCGCCTGCACGGCGACGCGGCGCGGGGGCATGACCTCGACGGCGTCCACGTCGTCATCGTCGGCGACATCCTGCACTCCCGCGTGGCGCGTTCGAACGTCTGGCTACTCACGACGCTTGGCGCCAAGGTCACGCTCGTCGCCCCGCCGACGCTGCTGCCTTCGGACACTTCGCACTGGCCGGCCGAGGTGAGCTACGACCTCGACGCCGTGCTCGCGACCCGCCCCGACGCGGTGATGCTGCTGCGCATCCAGGGCGAGCGGATGCGCGACGCCTACTTCCCGCACACGCGCGAGTACGCTCGGATGTGGGGCCTGAGCGCCGCCCGCTTCGAGCGTCTTGGCAGCGACACGCTGATCATGCACCCGGGCCCCATGAACCGCGGCCTCGAGATCTCGTCGGCCGCCGCGGATTCGCCGCAGTCGACGGTGCTCGCGCAGGTCGCGAACGGCGTGAGCGTGCGAATGGCCGCGCTGTACCTACTTTGCTCCGGAGTCCGAGAGGCTGGCGACAAATGA
- a CDS encoding shikimate kinase: MSLVFIGPPAAGKTRVGKRLSRKLGATYADTDKLIAREHGAIAQFIPKHGEQEFRRIERNTVHAALAAYEVVSLGGGAILNEDTQAQLASGDHTVVLLVASPEAISERISGKTNRPLLNGIDSWIETYEARREIYERLAHLTVDTSFRPMWQVSNEVHRYLKRIGSPLVRSSSPAQADN; this comes from the coding sequence ATGAGCCTCGTGTTCATCGGGCCGCCTGCGGCCGGTAAGACCCGCGTCGGCAAGCGACTTTCCCGCAAGCTCGGGGCGACCTACGCCGACACCGACAAGCTGATCGCGCGCGAGCACGGCGCGATCGCCCAGTTCATTCCCAAGCACGGCGAGCAGGAGTTCCGCCGCATCGAGCGCAACACGGTGCACGCGGCACTCGCCGCCTACGAGGTTGTCTCCCTCGGCGGCGGAGCGATCCTCAACGAGGACACCCAGGCCCAGCTCGCGAGCGGCGATCACACCGTCGTGCTGCTCGTCGCCTCACCCGAGGCGATCAGCGAGCGCATCAGCGGCAAGACCAACCGGCCGCTGCTCAATGGCATCGACTCGTGGATCGAGACCTACGAGGCACGCCGCGAAATCTACGAGCGGCTCGCGCACCTCACGGTCGACACGAGTTTTCGCCCCATGTGGCAGGTGTCGAACGAGGTGCACCGCTACCTCAAGCGCATCGGCTCGCCGCTCGTGCGCTCTTCCAGCCCCGCACAAGCCGACAACTAG